The Ananas comosus cultivar F153 linkage group 6, ASM154086v1, whole genome shotgun sequence genome segment NNNNNNNNNNNNNGAGCACTCCGGGGGCAAGCCCTGGGGGAAGCGGTTGGCGTCGGCGCAGTAGTTGTAGATCATGTAATTGCGCTGCAGCCAGCGCATCCTGGCGAGGGTGGCGGAGTCGAGCTCCTGGTTGAACCAGCCCCCGCTGCTGGGGGAGGCGTCGGCGCTGAAGTTGCGGTAGGACGCGGTGAAGGGCGCCTGGCTCCAGTCCGTCTTCACGAGCCCGCCCCTCGTGGCCCAGTCGTCGGCGTTCCACAGGCTCGAGTAGATCCTCATCGGCTGCCTCTTCGGGAACGCGATCCCCCGCGACTCCAGGTTCCTGAAGTCCCGGATCGCCACCTCGTCCACCATGAATCTGTATGTTATGAATTGCATGTATTTTATGAAATGAAATGAATTCTTCATCATAAgtaagtagtagtagtaattaattagttatatcGATCGATGCAGTTAGCAGCAGTTAGATAGATATGTAACGAACGTATAGCATGATTGTTACAACATACATGACGTGGCGGGGGTTCCAGAGGATGGAGTAGGTGTGGAAGTCCTTGGTGGGGTCGAACCAGAGGCGGAACTGCATCTCCCTGTCGCCCTTGCCCTGCGTGAACACGTTCGTGTGGAGGGTGTAGGGGTCGCCGCTCAGGTTCCCCAGGAACTCGAAGTCGATCTCGTCGTGCGTCGGCCCCTGCGACGACAACTACACAAAGAATaccaacaaattaattaattaattaaagatcaTCGAAGAGACGattgatttatatataattaattaattagttagtaataATAGTAAATAGGTAGGTACGTACGTAGTAGGCGGTGACGGTGCCGGCGGAGTTGCCGGGGACGAGCTTGAGCTGCATGTCGATCTTGCCGAAGAGGTACTCCTTCCTGGACTGGAAGCCGGAGCCGGAGCTGCGGTCCAGCGTCAGCGTCAGCAGCTG includes the following:
- the LOC109711627 gene encoding probable xyloglucan endotransglucosylase/hydrolase protein 25, whose amino-acid sequence is MASTFVYALLACSLMGVAWGAGSSFYSEFEVTWGEGRGKIANNGQLLTLTLDRSSGSGFQSRKEYLFGKIDMQLKLVPGNSAGTVTAYYLSSQGPTHDEIDFEFLGNLSGDPYTLHTNVFTQGKGDREMQFRLWFDPTKDFHTYSILWNPRHVIFMVDEVAIRDFRNLESRGIAFPKRQPMRIYSSLWNADDWATRGGLVKTDWSQAPFTASYRNFSADASPSSGGWFNQELDSATLARMRWLQRNYMIYNYCADANRFPQGLPPELTQK